In Geotalea uraniireducens, one genomic interval encodes:
- a CDS encoding SDR family oxidoreductase — MSNQLTGKTAIVTGASSGIGRATALALARDGAAVVLFARREERLTELATEITAAGGKALTVTGDAGNETDIDRLLARAVGWSDGGGRYDIVVANAGRGLAGGILNSDEAAWQEIYRTNVLGVARLLRRAGQYLVGRRQGDIVVIGSAVGRNISPFSGFYGSSKFAVGAIAEALRREVCAHGVRVSLVMPGIVVSGFQGVAGYDEENFGKSVAQFGKLLEPQAIADGIHWLLTLPPHVNVNEIMIRPTGQTFP; from the coding sequence ATGAGTAATCAACTGACAGGAAAAACGGCAATCGTGACCGGTGCCAGTTCCGGCATCGGCCGGGCAACGGCCTTGGCCCTGGCCCGGGACGGAGCGGCGGTGGTGCTCTTCGCCCGGCGGGAAGAACGGCTGACGGAGCTGGCGACGGAGATCACCGCCGCAGGTGGCAAGGCCCTGACGGTGACCGGGGATGCGGGAAACGAAACGGATATCGACCGCCTGCTGGCACGGGCGGTGGGGTGGAGCGACGGCGGCGGCCGCTACGACATTGTCGTCGCCAACGCCGGCCGCGGCCTGGCGGGCGGCATCCTGAACAGCGATGAAGCGGCCTGGCAGGAAATCTACCGGACCAACGTCCTCGGCGTCGCCCGGCTGCTGCGGCGGGCAGGACAATACCTGGTCGGGCGGCGCCAGGGGGACATCGTGGTGATCGGTTCGGCGGTGGGGAGGAACATCTCCCCGTTCAGCGGCTTCTACGGCTCCAGCAAATTCGCCGTCGGCGCCATCGCCGAGGCGCTCCGCCGCGAGGTCTGTGCGCACGGGGTGCGCGTTTCGCTGGTGATGCCGGGGATCGTCGTCAGCGGCTTCCAGGGGGTGGCCGGCTACGACGAGGAGAATTTCGGCAAGTCAGTGGCCCAGTTCGGCAAGCTCCTCGAACCGCAGGCCATCGCCGACGGCATCCACTGGCTCCTCACTCTGCCGCCCCATGTCAACGTCAACGAGATCATGATCCGTCCGACCGGACAGACTTTCCCCTGA
- the ygiD gene encoding 4,5-DOPA dioxygenase extradiol has protein sequence MTGTTMPALFVGHGNPMHAIEETSFAAAWREVVTRFPRPAAILAISAHWETDGARVTTMERPATIHDFFGFPAELSRVQYPAPGSPALAERLRLLAGAEVAADDAWGLDHGSWSVLRRMYPAADIPVVQLSLDRQRSPGEHLALAARLRPLRDEGVLIFGSGNLVHNLRLLRWEDNRPYPWAVEFDALATQLALAGDLARLADYPAFGEAARLAIPTNEHYLPLLYVLALRRADEPVVSFIEGIELGSISMRSFLIG, from the coding sequence ATGACCGGAACAACGATGCCGGCGCTGTTTGTCGGCCATGGCAACCCGATGCACGCCATCGAGGAGACGTCGTTCGCCGCTGCCTGGCGCGAGGTGGTGACGCGGTTTCCCCGGCCGGCGGCGATCCTGGCCATTTCCGCCCATTGGGAGACGGATGGCGCCCGGGTGACGACGATGGAGCGGCCGGCGACGATCCACGACTTTTTCGGTTTCCCGGCGGAGCTTTCCCGGGTGCAGTATCCGGCGCCCGGTTCGCCGGCGCTGGCGGAACGGCTTCGGTTGCTGGCGGGGGCCGAGGTGGCGGCGGACGACGCCTGGGGTCTCGACCACGGCAGCTGGTCGGTGCTGCGCCGGATGTATCCCGCCGCCGACATCCCGGTGGTGCAGCTCTCCCTCGACCGGCAGCGCTCTCCCGGCGAGCATCTTGCCCTGGCGGCACGTCTCCGGCCGCTTCGGGATGAAGGAGTATTGATCTTCGGCAGCGGCAACCTGGTCCACAACCTGCGGCTGCTCCGCTGGGAGGACAACCGTCCCTATCCGTGGGCCGTCGAGTTCGACGCCCTGGCGACGCAGCTGGCCCTGGCCGGCGACCTGGCGCGGTTGGCCGATTATCCCGCCTTCGGCGAGGCGGCCCGGCTCGCCATCCCCACCAATGAGCATTATCTGCCACTTCTCTACGTGCTGGCGCTCCGCCGGGCGGACGAACCGGTCGTCTCGTTCATCGAGGGGATCGAACTCGGCTCGATCTCGATGCGCTCCTTCCTGATCGGCTGA
- a CDS encoding VOC family protein, with protein MALAIPEGYRTVTPMFIFKDARKAIDFYRRAFGAVERFVMPGPGGKGVMHAEIAIGDSLMMMGEEHPQQPCRSAETTGGSPVNFYLYVANVDEAIATAVAAGATLTMPVDDMFWGDRVGTVRDPFGYSWSLASRTRELTPEEIQRGAEAALAQMAAK; from the coding sequence ATGGCACTGGCAATTCCCGAAGGTTATCGCACCGTTACCCCGATGTTCATCTTCAAGGATGCCCGAAAGGCGATCGACTTCTACCGGCGGGCATTCGGCGCCGTGGAGCGGTTCGTCATGCCAGGTCCCGGCGGTAAAGGGGTGATGCACGCCGAGATCGCCATCGGCGACTCGCTCATGATGATGGGCGAAGAGCACCCGCAGCAGCCGTGCCGGAGCGCCGAGACCACCGGCGGCTCGCCGGTCAATTTTTACCTCTACGTGGCAAACGTCGACGAGGCCATCGCAACGGCGGTGGCGGCCGGCGCCACGCTCACCATGCCGGTGGACGACATGTTCTGGGGGGACCGGGTCGGCACGGTGCGCGATCCGTTCGGCTACAGCTGGAGCCTCGCCAGCCGGACCAGGGAGCTGACGCCGGAGGAGATCCAGCGGGGCGCCGAAGCGGCATTGGCGCAGATGGCAGCGAAATAG
- a CDS encoding PAS domain-containing hybrid sensor histidine kinase/response regulator, protein MKAARNELILDVAAEGFWDWDMQADRAYLSPRYCELIGYSPAETVFDSAFLKSIVHPDDRERVFATIEAHCQGKKGLSVIEYRVISRDGTVRWIEGRGKAVEFDNLGSPTRMVGTIVDISTRKHAEEQLRLSEQKYASVFHTSPDAIILTSLRDGTYLEVSEAFALMTGYTLDETIGNSSLSLNIWVNPAERQRFMVEVEQQGVVRGMEAEFRRKDGTFFTGQLTACPIEIEGEPCILSVARDISAHKQAMKALRDNEENLRTIMDAMPVCIAITDGTTIEYLNRCFIEHFGYGAEEIPTDDEWFRRAYPDPEYRQALTSTWRADLVAARLNGTPLAPREALVTCKDGTVRQTLANTQLIRDRILVIFTDLTEHERVQRELLKIQKLESLGVLAGGIAHDFNNILTGIMGNISFAKMLLDPGHEACGPLDRAEKASGRAADLARQLLVFAKGSQPVKRMLDVRKVVDDAVSLALSGTPVKAEFEMPAELHAVEADEGQLSQACHSIVINAVEAMPEGGKLTVCGENLVLDERNALGLPGGNYVRITFTDQGCGISEEDQKRIFDPYFSTKAGGTGLGLASTYAIVAKHGGRITVTSTVGVGTVFTIYLPSNGTAETAHHQANSVATVDRSAETILVMDDDEMIRELATITLRRAGYAVTTCADGDEAIALYRVALAGGAPFTVTIMDLTIPGGMGGVEAARRILAIDPAAVLIVSSGYSEDPVMANFKTYGFSAAIEKPYKVEDILRTLRSLKERTVNR, encoded by the coding sequence ATGAAAGCAGCCAGAAACGAACTGATCCTCGATGTGGCGGCTGAAGGGTTCTGGGACTGGGACATGCAGGCCGATCGGGCCTATCTGAGCCCACGCTATTGCGAGCTGATCGGTTATTCACCGGCTGAAACGGTCTTCGATAGTGCCTTTTTGAAGTCGATCGTCCATCCCGACGACCGGGAGCGGGTCTTTGCCACCATTGAAGCGCATTGCCAGGGAAAGAAAGGTCTTTCGGTCATCGAATACCGGGTGATCTCCCGGGACGGGACTGTCCGCTGGATCGAGGGGCGCGGCAAGGCCGTCGAATTCGATAACCTGGGGAGCCCGACGCGGATGGTCGGCACCATTGTCGATATCTCGACCCGCAAACATGCCGAAGAACAGCTGCGCCTGTCGGAACAGAAGTATGCCTCGGTATTTCACACCTCGCCCGATGCAATCATCCTCACCAGCCTTCGTGACGGCACGTACCTGGAGGTCAGTGAAGCGTTCGCCCTGATGACCGGCTATACGCTCGACGAAACGATCGGCAATTCTTCGTTGTCGCTCAATATCTGGGTCAACCCGGCCGAGCGGCAGCGTTTCATGGTTGAAGTTGAACAGCAGGGGGTCGTCAGGGGGATGGAGGCCGAGTTCCGGCGCAAGGACGGTACGTTCTTCACCGGTCAGTTGACGGCCTGCCCGATCGAGATCGAAGGCGAGCCGTGCATCCTCAGTGTCGCCCGCGATATCTCGGCGCACAAGCAGGCGATGAAGGCACTCCGCGACAACGAAGAGAACCTGCGGACAATCATGGACGCCATGCCGGTCTGTATTGCCATCACCGACGGCACGACGATCGAATACCTCAATCGCTGCTTCATCGAACATTTCGGCTATGGGGCCGAAGAGATCCCCACCGACGATGAGTGGTTCCGCCGGGCCTATCCGGACCCGGAGTACCGCCAGGCGCTGACCAGTACCTGGCGGGCGGACCTTGTTGCCGCCCGGCTCAACGGGACTCCGCTGGCTCCCCGGGAAGCCCTGGTCACCTGCAAGGACGGCACGGTCCGGCAGACGCTCGCCAACACCCAACTCATCCGGGACCGTATCCTGGTGATCTTCACCGATCTGACGGAGCACGAACGGGTCCAGCGGGAGCTGCTCAAGATCCAGAAACTGGAATCCCTCGGCGTGCTGGCCGGCGGGATCGCCCATGACTTCAACAACATCCTCACCGGGATCATGGGGAATATCTCCTTCGCCAAGATGCTGCTCGACCCCGGGCACGAAGCCTGCGGGCCGCTCGACCGGGCCGAGAAGGCGTCGGGGCGGGCCGCCGACCTGGCCCGGCAGCTGCTGGTGTTTGCCAAGGGGAGCCAGCCGGTCAAGCGGATGCTCGACGTGCGCAAGGTGGTGGACGATGCCGTTTCGCTGGCGCTGAGCGGCACCCCGGTCAAGGCAGAGTTCGAGATGCCCGCCGAACTCCATGCGGTTGAGGCCGACGAAGGGCAGCTCAGCCAGGCCTGCCACAGTATCGTCATCAATGCGGTCGAGGCGATGCCGGAAGGGGGGAAGCTGACCGTTTGCGGCGAGAATCTCGTTCTGGACGAGCGGAACGCGCTCGGTCTCCCCGGCGGGAATTACGTCAGGATCACCTTCACCGACCAGGGCTGCGGCATCTCCGAAGAGGACCAGAAACGGATCTTCGACCCGTATTTTTCTACCAAGGCCGGCGGAACGGGACTCGGGCTCGCTTCGACCTATGCTATTGTCGCCAAGCACGGCGGCCGGATTACCGTTACTTCGACCGTTGGCGTCGGCACGGTCTTTACCATCTATCTCCCGTCGAACGGCACGGCGGAGACGGCCCACCACCAGGCGAATTCGGTCGCGACGGTTGACCGGTCGGCAGAGACCATCCTGGTAATGGACGACGATGAGATGATTCGCGAACTGGCGACCATTACCCTGCGCCGGGCGGGGTATGCGGTGACGACCTGCGCGGACGGCGACGAGGCGATCGCCCTCTACCGGGTGGCGCTGGCGGGGGGGGCGCCCTTCACGGTGACGATCATGGACCTGACCATTCCGGGCGGCATGGGGGGCGTGGAAGCGGCCCGCCGCATCCTGGCCATCGATCCGGCGGCGGTGTTGATCGTTTCCAGCGGCTATTCCGAAGACCCGGTGATGGCCAACTTCAAGACCTACGGCTTTTCCGCCGCTATCGAAAAACCGTACAAGGTCGAGGATATCCTGCGGACGCTCCGCTCGCTCAAGGAACGGACGGTAAACCGTTGA
- a CDS encoding IclR family transcriptional regulator — protein MKLAKTTYSVQTVDKAFEMLELLAEQTNGLSMAQLATQIGLNRNKAFRLAATLCERGLVEQEKGSGVYRLGVCSVALAQKFLRNANLVNYAHPLMEELARKHGEAVYMTVIKDDEVVFVDMVDCDRHIKAAPLVGKKFPFATNAPGKVLKALDSRELLEKLMTRRGRRGGSADLDLLESELDEIRTSGIAVDRDALGDGISSVAVAIRDYAGMVIGALTMLGPSFRMLQNRLEQEIIPSLNEYAEILSMKFGYAKASA, from the coding sequence ATGAAACTAGCAAAGACCACCTATAGCGTTCAGACAGTAGATAAGGCATTCGAAATGCTCGAACTTCTCGCGGAGCAGACCAACGGCCTGTCCATGGCCCAACTGGCGACGCAGATCGGCCTGAACCGGAACAAGGCGTTCCGGCTGGCGGCAACCTTGTGCGAACGGGGGCTGGTGGAGCAGGAAAAGGGCAGCGGTGTTTACCGGCTCGGCGTCTGCTCCGTCGCCCTGGCACAGAAATTCCTCCGCAATGCAAACCTCGTCAATTACGCCCACCCGCTCATGGAAGAGCTGGCCCGCAAACACGGCGAAGCAGTCTACATGACCGTCATCAAGGACGATGAAGTGGTATTCGTCGACATGGTCGACTGCGACCGGCACATCAAGGCGGCGCCGCTGGTCGGCAAGAAATTCCCCTTCGCCACCAACGCGCCGGGGAAGGTACTGAAAGCGCTCGATTCGCGCGAGCTGCTGGAGAAGCTGATGACCAGGCGGGGGCGCCGGGGCGGCAGCGCCGACCTCGACCTGCTGGAATCGGAACTGGACGAGATCCGCACCAGCGGCATTGCGGTCGACCGGGACGCCCTGGGCGACGGCATCAGCAGCGTGGCCGTGGCGATCAGGGATTATGCGGGGATGGTGATCGGGGCGCTCACCATGCTCGGGCCGTCGTTCCGGATGCTCCAGAACCGGCTCGAACAGGAGATCATCCCCTCGCTCAACGAGTACGCGGAAATTTTGTCGATGAAGTTCGGTTATGCAAAGGCATCCGCTTGA
- a CDS encoding M20/M25/M40 family metallo-hydrolase — translation MSMIDRERLDARFMELCAIDAEPTGERLLADRLTTLLTELGFTVQEDDAGEKIGGSAGNLLARLAGSGPGEPLLFSCHMDRVAPGIGIKPRCDGEYIVSDGTTVLGADDVSGLAAVLEGLTAIRERQLPHPPIEIVFTVAEELALLGSRHFATERLTARCGFILDASGPVGEIVVQAPEQVKINAVFHGRSAHAGFAPEQGLSAIQLAATAIGRMTLLRIDAETTANIGSIHAAGPTNIVADRCELQAEARSLDPAKLQAQVAGMLDAMEGAAKEQGGWVDINLVSCYQAYRLAEEAAPVQRAARAGRRLGLPVRCKATGGGSDANIFNHRGIPTVVLSCGYEKVHTTEERISRQQLALLAEWVVAIIADGAES, via the coding sequence ATGTCTATGATCGACAGGGAACGGCTGGATGCCAGATTCATGGAGTTATGCGCCATCGATGCCGAGCCGACCGGCGAACGCCTGCTGGCCGACCGGCTGACGACGTTGCTGACGGAGCTCGGCTTTACCGTCCAGGAGGACGACGCCGGCGAGAAGATCGGCGGCAGCGCGGGAAATCTCCTCGCTCGGCTGGCCGGCAGTGGGCCGGGAGAGCCGTTGCTCTTCTCCTGCCACATGGACCGGGTCGCCCCGGGGATCGGCATCAAGCCGCGCTGCGACGGGGAGTATATCGTCAGCGACGGTACGACCGTGCTCGGCGCGGACGACGTTTCCGGCCTGGCGGCGGTGCTGGAGGGGCTGACCGCCATCCGGGAGCGGCAACTCCCCCATCCGCCGATTGAAATCGTCTTCACCGTTGCCGAAGAACTGGCGCTACTCGGCTCCCGTCATTTTGCCACCGAGCGGCTTACCGCCCGTTGCGGCTTTATTCTCGACGCGAGCGGGCCGGTCGGCGAGATCGTCGTCCAGGCGCCGGAACAGGTGAAGATCAACGCCGTTTTCCACGGCCGGAGCGCCCACGCGGGCTTCGCCCCCGAACAGGGGCTCTCGGCCATCCAGCTCGCCGCCACGGCAATCGGCCGGATGACGCTGTTGCGGATCGACGCCGAGACGACGGCCAATATCGGCAGCATCCATGCCGCCGGGCCGACCAATATCGTCGCCGACCGTTGCGAGCTGCAGGCGGAGGCGCGGTCGCTCGATCCGGCGAAGTTGCAGGCCCAGGTGGCCGGCATGCTCGACGCGATGGAGGGGGCCGCGAAGGAGCAGGGGGGCTGGGTGGATATCAATCTGGTTTCCTGCTATCAGGCCTACCGGCTGGCGGAAGAGGCGGCGCCGGTTCAGCGTGCCGCCCGGGCGGGCCGCCGGCTCGGCCTGCCGGTCCGCTGCAAGGCGACCGGCGGCGGCTCCGATGCCAATATCTTCAATCACCGGGGGATTCCGACGGTGGTCCTGAGCTGCGGCTACGAGAAGGTCCACACGACCGAAGAACGGATTTCCCGCCAGCAGCTGGCCCTGCTGGCCGAGTGGGTGGTGGCGATCATTGCCGACGGGGCGGAGTCCTAG
- a CDS encoding sodium:calcium antiporter — MVDGELAILWLGFVASGAVIVYAGAKLSRYGDVLAEKSGLGRSWIGVILMACVSSLPELVTGVSSVTYVGAPDLAVGDAMGSCVFNLVILAFLDVIERAKPISARAQQGHVLSGGFGVLLLAIVSLSLFWGNRMVPFGWMGFYSLLFVGIYVIAIRLVYSYEKRQIARFISEQAETFAYGDIELRTAAVRYGWNALLVIGAAILLPEIGKGIALRTGLGQTFVGNIFIAAATSLPEVVIAVTAVRIGAIDLAIGNLLGSNLFNVGILAADDFFYFPGPLLSAVSHSHIISTLTAVSMTSIVIIGLTYRSERRLLFLAWDSFVIMLMYLAYLMLLYSYR; from the coding sequence ATGGTCGACGGGGAACTTGCAATCCTCTGGCTCGGTTTTGTGGCCAGTGGTGCCGTCATCGTCTATGCGGGGGCGAAGCTGTCCAGGTACGGCGATGTCCTGGCGGAGAAAAGCGGCCTGGGGAGGAGCTGGATCGGCGTTATCCTGATGGCGTGCGTCTCGTCGCTGCCGGAACTGGTGACCGGGGTAAGTTCGGTGACCTATGTCGGCGCTCCCGATCTCGCCGTCGGCGACGCAATGGGGAGTTGCGTCTTCAACCTGGTAATCCTGGCGTTTCTCGACGTCATCGAGCGGGCAAAGCCGATCTCGGCCAGGGCGCAGCAGGGGCATGTCCTCTCCGGCGGTTTCGGCGTCCTGCTGCTCGCCATTGTCAGCCTGAGCCTGTTCTGGGGGAACCGGATGGTCCCCTTCGGCTGGATGGGGTTCTATTCCCTCCTGTTCGTCGGCATCTACGTCATCGCCATCAGGCTGGTCTACAGTTACGAAAAACGCCAGATTGCCCGGTTCATCAGCGAACAGGCCGAGACGTTCGCCTACGGCGACATCGAACTGAGGACCGCGGCGGTGCGCTATGGCTGGAACGCCCTGCTGGTGATCGGTGCCGCGATCCTGCTGCCGGAGATCGGCAAGGGGATTGCGCTCCGGACCGGCCTGGGGCAGACCTTCGTCGGGAACATCTTTATTGCGGCTGCCACGTCGCTGCCCGAGGTGGTGATCGCCGTCACGGCGGTGCGGATCGGCGCCATCGATCTGGCGATTGGCAATCTGCTGGGGAGCAATCTCTTCAATGTCGGCATCCTTGCCGCTGACGATTTCTTCTATTTCCCCGGGCCGCTGTTGTCCGCCGTCAGTCACAGCCACATTATCTCCACTCTGACCGCCGTCTCGATGACGAGCATCGTGATCATCGGCCTGACCTACCGCTCGGAACGGCGCCTGCTGTTTCTTGCCTGGGATTCGTTCGTGATCATGCTGATGTACCTGGCCTATCTCATGCTGCTCTATTCCTACCGCTAA
- a CDS encoding MTH1187 family thiamine-binding protein — protein sequence MHVLVDLCLVPIGVGVSLSRYVAACEKVVAEAGLKSSLHAYGTNIEGEWDAVFAAVKRCHEVVHELGAPRITTTIKLGTRTDRVQTMEDKVRSVQEKL from the coding sequence ATGCATGTGCTCGTTGATCTCTGTCTTGTGCCGATCGGGGTCGGCGTTTCCCTGTCGCGCTATGTCGCCGCCTGCGAAAAGGTGGTTGCCGAAGCCGGGCTGAAGAGTTCGCTCCATGCCTACGGCACGAACATCGAGGGGGAGTGGGATGCGGTTTTCGCCGCGGTGAAGCGTTGCCACGAGGTGGTCCACGAGTTGGGGGCCCCGCGCATCACCACCACCATCAAACTCGGCACCCGGACCGACCGGGTCCAGACGATGGAAGACAAGGTGCGGAGCGTTCAGGAAAAGCTCTGA
- a CDS encoding acetate uptake transporter, whose protein sequence is MNEMKMGNPAVVGLAGFGLTTILLQLHNLGICGIAPVIWLGLCFGGTAQLVAGFMEFRTGNNFGFCAFTGYGVFWISLCLMLIFGTNADLDKSYPLMKFSGTDLGLYLVMWTIFTLILFLISMKHHTALALTFLTLVLGFVGLDVKELAGIAAAGTAAAYILLVCGTLALYLMAATVAAESGIKLPVGAPWIK, encoded by the coding sequence ATGAACGAAATGAAAATGGGCAATCCCGCAGTGGTAGGTCTCGCCGGCTTCGGTCTCACGACAATCCTTCTGCAGCTGCACAACCTGGGGATCTGCGGCATCGCCCCGGTTATCTGGCTCGGCCTCTGTTTCGGCGGCACCGCCCAGCTCGTCGCCGGTTTCATGGAATTCAGGACCGGCAACAACTTCGGCTTCTGCGCCTTCACCGGCTACGGCGTCTTCTGGATCTCCCTCTGCCTGATGCTGATCTTCGGCACCAACGCCGACCTCGACAAGAGCTACCCGCTGATGAAGTTCTCCGGCACCGACCTCGGACTCTACCTGGTAATGTGGACCATCTTCACCCTGATCCTCTTCCTGATCTCGATGAAGCACCACACCGCGCTGGCCCTCACCTTCCTGACGCTGGTGCTCGGCTTCGTCGGCCTCGACGTCAAGGAACTGGCAGGCATCGCCGCTGCCGGCACCGCCGCTGCCTACATCCTGCTGGTCTGCGGTACGCTGGCCCTCTACCTGATGGCGGCCACGGTCGCCGCCGAATCGGGCATCAAGCTGCCGGTCGGCGCCCCCTGGATCAAGTAA
- a CDS encoding DUF1566 domain-containing protein, whose amino-acid sequence MTRRIALLPMPLILAAALPPTTGAFLLPDTGQTLCYDASGSTIPCAGTGQDGAYTINPPSYSDNGNGTITDNNTGLMWQKEDDNQLYSWYMATGNYHYSYNPASQNVCGDLVLGGYADWRLPTKKELLGIVDYSVSMPASSINPIYFPTAKADAYWTATGFRGGTTSAWYVQFGGGTVNYNSTGNELYVRCVRGDQGESTLIDNGNGTVADSRTGLVWQQAEPGQKSWSEAFSYCAGLTLGGSADWRVPNVKELESLTNDVAYAPAIDTALFPNALSAAYWASTSTAFDPSTTLYVNFTTGSVSYLDKTSTINLRCVRGGQGGALGTLSVSCGGTGTGTVTGNGLLVGSPVSFSTNTGVSAYFDVGSTVSLHASPAEYSLFSGWEGGFSGTAADYNLTMPASIAVTAVFDFDISHKTLIYGTTSYYSTLLAAYNAAAPGSVIQAWATDFGETLILASSKAVSIKGGFNQEYTAISGRTTLKGTLTIAGGTVILENLQIQ is encoded by the coding sequence ATGACCAGGAGAATCGCCCTGCTCCCCATGCCACTTATTCTCGCCGCCGCTCTTCCGCCAACCACCGGAGCCTTCCTGCTTCCCGACACCGGCCAGACCCTCTGCTACGACGCCTCGGGAAGCACCATCCCCTGCGCCGGCACCGGTCAGGACGGCGCCTACACCATCAACCCGCCGTCGTACTCCGACAACGGCAACGGCACCATCACCGACAACAACACCGGCCTGATGTGGCAGAAGGAAGACGACAATCAGCTCTACAGCTGGTACATGGCAACCGGCAACTACCATTACAGCTACAATCCGGCTTCACAGAACGTCTGCGGCGACTTGGTCCTCGGCGGCTATGCCGACTGGCGGCTGCCGACCAAAAAAGAATTGCTGGGGATCGTCGATTACTCCGTCAGCATGCCCGCCTCAAGCATCAACCCTATCTACTTCCCGACCGCCAAGGCGGACGCTTACTGGACGGCAACCGGCTTCCGCGGCGGGACGACCAGTGCCTGGTACGTCCAGTTCGGCGGCGGGACCGTCAACTACAACAGTACGGGAAACGAACTCTACGTCCGCTGCGTGCGGGGCGACCAGGGAGAGTCCACCCTGATCGACAACGGCAACGGCACGGTCGCTGACTCCCGGACCGGCCTGGTCTGGCAGCAGGCCGAGCCGGGGCAAAAGAGCTGGAGCGAAGCCTTTTCCTACTGCGCGGGGCTTACTCTCGGCGGGAGCGCAGACTGGCGGGTTCCCAACGTCAAGGAGCTCGAATCGCTGACGAACGACGTGGCCTACGCACCCGCCATCGACACCGCCCTCTTTCCCAACGCCCTCAGCGCCGCCTACTGGGCGTCGACCTCGACCGCTTTCGACCCGAGCACCACCTTGTACGTCAATTTCACTACCGGCAGCGTCAGCTACCTCGACAAGACCAGCACAATCAACCTGCGGTGCGTACGGGGCGGCCAAGGCGGAGCGTTAGGCACCCTGTCGGTCAGCTGTGGCGGCACGGGAACCGGCACCGTAACCGGCAACGGGCTACTGGTCGGCTCGCCGGTCAGCTTCTCGACCAACACCGGCGTCAGCGCATACTTCGACGTCGGCTCCACCGTCAGTCTCCATGCCTCGCCGGCGGAGTACTCCCTCTTCTCGGGCTGGGAGGGGGGCTTTTCGGGCACGGCGGCCGATTACAACCTGACCATGCCAGCCAGCATCGCGGTAACCGCAGTCTTCGACTTCGACATTAGCCACAAGACCCTGATCTACGGCACCACCAGCTATTACTCGACACTTTTGGCAGCGTACAATGCCGCTGCCCCCGGCAGCGTCATCCAGGCATGGGCCACCGACTTCGGCGAAACGCTCATCCTTGCATCAAGCAAAGCCGTCAGCATCAAGGGAGGATTCAACCAGGAATACACCGCGATCAGCGGCCGGACCACCCTCAAGGGGACGCTCACCATCGCCGGCGGCACGGTCATCCTGGAAAACCTGCAGATCCAGTAG